The following coding sequences lie in one Arachis ipaensis cultivar K30076 chromosome B05, Araip1.1, whole genome shotgun sequence genomic window:
- the LOC107644863 gene encoding uncharacterized protein LOC107644863 (The sequence of the model RefSeq protein was modified relative to this genomic sequence to represent the inferred CDS: added 64 bases not found in genome assembly) codes for MGSLNNSVDTVNAAATAIVTAESRVQPTTIPKKRWGSWWSLYWCFGSTHKSNKRIGHAVLVPEPVAPAGPAATVPPNPSTTIVMPFIVPPSSPASFLQSDPPSATHSPAGLLSLTVNSYSSGGPASIFTIGPYAYETQLVSPPVFSNFTTEPSTASFTPPPESVQMTTPSSPEVPFAQLLASSLDRARKNNGIQKFALHNYEFQPYQQHPGSPGGQLISPGSAISTSGTCTPYPEKRPTLEFYKGESPRILGFEHFSSRKWSSRVGSGSLTPDGTGQGSRLGSGSLTPDGAGLASRLGSGCATPDGLGQDSRLGSGSLTPDSAGPTTKCSIYVQNQISEVASLANSENVHQSNAPLVDHRVSFELTGEEIARCLANKTGALLRNVSQSSQGILAKETIDRESIQKDSISCCDVCSGKTNYNPNSPLGEERQCCQKHQSVNSSKEFNFDNRKGDVSANAAKEGRSANSWAFFPLLQPEI; via the exons AATCCAGAGTCCAACCAACTACCATACCG AAAAAACGTTGGGGAAGCTGGTGGAGCCTGTATTGGTGTTTTGGATCTACTCATAAAAGCAACAAGCGGATTGGTCATGCTGTCCTTGTTCCTGAACCTGTTGCACCAGCAGGTCCAGCTGCTACTGTGCCGCCAAATCCTTCAACCACCATTGTAATGCCATTCATTGTCCCTCCATCTTCTCCTGCATCTTTTCTCCAATCTGATCCACCTTCCGCTACTCATTCGCCGGCTGGATTGCTCTCTCTCACAGTCAATTCTTACTCATCTGGTGGACCTGCATCCATTTTTACCATAGGTCCTTATGCCTACGAGACACAATTAGTTTCACCCCCTGTATTTTCAAATTTTACAACCGAACCATCAACTGCTTCTTTTACTCCCCCACCTGAATCAGTGCAGATGACAACACCATCATCTCCTGAGGTTCCATTTGCTCAGTTGTTAGCGTCGTCACTCGACCGGGCTCGTAAAAATAATGGGATTCAAAAGTTTGCATTACACAATTATGAATTTCAGCCTTATCAACAACATCCTGGGAGCCCAGGTGGCCAACTCATATCACCTGGATCAGCAATTTCAACATCCGGAACCTGTACTCCTTACCCCGAGAAACGCCCAACTCTTGAGTTCTACAAGGGAGAATCACCAAGGATATTGGGCTTTGAACACTTCTCTTCTCGAAAATGGAGTTCAAGGGTGGGTTCTGGATCCTTGACACCAGATGGTACAGGGCAAGGTTCAAGATTAGGTTCGGGATCTTTGACACCTGATGGTGCGGGTCTGGCCTCAAGACTTGGATCTGGATGTGCAACACCTGATGGTTTGGGGCAGGATTCAAGGTTGGGTTCTGGCTCTTTGACCCCTGATAGTGCTGGACCAACCACTAAATGCAGCatctatgtgcaaaaccagatttcCGAGGTAGCATCCCTTGCAAACTCAGAGAATGTACATCAAAGTAATGCACCATTAGTCGATCACAGAGTCTCATTCGAACTAACCGGGGAAGAAATCGCAAGATGCCTTGCCAATAAAACAGGTGCATTGCTTCGAAACGTGTCTCAGTCTTCACAGGGTATACTAGCCAAAGAAACCATTGACAGAGAAAGCATACAAAAAGACAGCATTAGTTGTTGTGATGTGTGTTCAGGGAAAACGAACTATAACCCCAACAGTCCTCTAGGAGAAGAACGGCAGTGCTGTCAGAAGCATCAATCCGTTAATTCTTCCAAAGAATTCAATTTTGACAACAGGAAAGGTGATGTTTCTGCTAATGCTGCCAAGGAAGGTAGATCAGCCAACAGCTGGGCTTTCTTCCCACTGTTACAACCAGAAATCTGA